A region of the Acidobacteriota bacterium genome:
GGCCGACGACATCATCGCGACGTTGGCCCGGCAGGGAACCGCCGAGGGGCGTCGGGTCGTCATCGTCTCTTCGGACAAGGACCTCATGCAGTTGGTCAACGACGACGTGACGATGTTCGATCCGGGCAAGGACCGGAGGTTGGATCCTGCAGGCGTGACGAACGCTTTCGGTGTGCCCCCGGACCAGGTTCTGGAAGTCCTGGCGTTGATGGGCGATAGCGTCGACAACATCCCGGGCGTTCCCGGCGTCGGCGAGAAGACCGCCCTGGAGATGATTCGCACCCACGGGTCGCTGGAGTCGGTCATCGAGCGCGCGGATCGGTTTTCCGGTTTGATGGCCGGTCGGGACGCCGTGTTGACCGATATCGATGCCCTTTCGGGAACGGAGCCGTTGCAGCCCGAGACGGTCGCGGCGCTGTTGGAACATCGGGAGGGCTTCGCACGGGTCGTCGAGACCTTCGTCAACGACGAACCCGAGGGGGAACTGCGAGAGCGTGTCGAGGCGTTGGCCGCGGCAGTCGCCGCCGTCGATGGGATCGCGCTGAAGAACCAGGAGGGGCTACCGGCCAAGGGTGCTGCCAAGTTAGTGAAGGGGCTGAAGGCCAAGCTGAAGGGGTTGGAGCGGGGCACCGGCAAGAGAAGTTGGATCTCGGTCGCAGAACATGCGGACCAGGCGCGATTGTCGAAGGAGTTGGCGACGCTCTGTTACGAGGTGCCGATCCCGATGGAGCTCGAAGAGCTGGCGGTGCGTCCACCGGATCGCGCGCTGGCCCATCGGCTGTTCAAGTCGTTCGGTTTTCGTCGGTTGACGGAGGAGTTCGCGGGGGACGCCCCCGAGACGCCCGACGTCCCCGGCGTTGCGGGCGAATCCGCGCCTGTGTCGGAAGCTCCGGGCGGTCGTTACGCGATGATCTCGACAGCGAAGGAACTGGCAGACGTCGTGAAGGCCGCACGCGCGGCGGGGCGCTTCGCCATCGATACGGAGACAGATGGGCTCGACCCGATGCAGGCGCGCCTGGTCGGCATCTCGATGAGCTGGGAGGCCGGGAGCGGTTGCTACATCCCGCTGGGACACGACTACGAAGGCTGTCCGACACAACTCGAGCTCGGCGATGTGGTCTCGTCGCTTGGACCGCTATTGATGGATGCGACGGTCGGCAAGCTAGGACAGAATCTCAAGTACGACGCGCATATCCTCCGTCGTCACGGTCTTCCGGTCGTCGGCTGGGCCCTCGATACGATGGTGGCCGCGTTCCTCCTGGACTCGAGCAAACCGTCGTACGGCATGGACCGTCTGGCCCTGGAGTTTCTGGGCCACGAGACCATCAAGTACGAGTCGCTGACAGGCAAGGGAGCCAAGAAGAAGACGCTGAACCAGGTCGAGGTGGCGCAGGTCACCGGCTACGCCGGTGAGGACGCCGACGTGACCTGGCAACTTGCCCAGACGCTTCAGCCGCTGCTTGAAGAACGAGGGCTGTGGGAGCTCTACGAGAAGCTGGATGGCCCGCTCCTTCCGCTGTTGGAGCGGATGGAGGCGCAGGGGATCCGGCTGGACGCCGACGTGCTGGCGGCGATGTCCGTCACGATGGAGTCGTCGCTGACCCGTCTACGCGGCGAGATCCACGAACTGGCCGGTGGGGAGTTCAACCTCGACTCGCCGAAGCAGATGCGAGAGATCCTGTTCGATCGTCTCGGTCTCAAGGCCGGTCGAAAGACGGCCAAGGGGGGCGTGGCCAGTACCGATGCCCAGACTCTCGAGGGGTTGTTCGATCAGCATCCCATCGCCGGGAAGATTCTCGAGTACCGCGAGCAATCCAAGCTGAAGAACACCTACGTCGATGCGTTGCCACGTCTTCTGCACCCGGAGACGGGTCGGATTCATACCTCCTACCATCCCACCGGTGCCGCCACCGGGCGACTCTCTTCATCCGACCCCAATCTGCAGAACATTCCCGCCCGCACCGAGGCCGGTCGCGAGATTCGCGCGGCCTTCGTCGCCGATCCCGGTCACACGTTCCTGGCGTCTGACTACTCGCAGATAGAACTGAGGGTGTTGGCCCATCTCTGCGAGGATCCGGAGCTGATTCGGGCGTTTAACGCAGGCGAGGATATCCATCGTTACACGGCGTCGCGGGTCTTCGACGTGCCGGATGACCAGGTGACGTCGCAGATGCGAGGAAAGGCCAAGGCCGTCAACTTCGGCATCCTCTACGGGATGTCCGAGACGCGGCTGGCCCGTGAGCAAGGCATGAAGCGCGATGAGGCCCGTGCGTTTATCGCCGCCTACTTCGAACGGTTCGACAGAATCCGGGGCTACATCGATGGGGTTCGAGAACAGGCCCTCAAGGACGCTGCGGTCAAGACGATGTTCGGCCGGATCCGTTTTTTCCCGCAACTCCATCAGAAAGTTCATCGCGGCATCCAGGAGCAGGCGCTGCGTGCCGCCGTCAACACCACGATTCAGGGCACCGCCGCAGACCTGATGAAGCAGGCGATGCTGGACGTCGATCGAGCGCTCCGGAAAGACGGCACGGACGCCAGGATGCTCCTGCAGGTACACGACGAGTTGCTGTTGGAGGTCGCCGATGGCGACCTGGACCGCGTGGCCGCCATCGTTCGAGATGCGATGGAGGGCGTCGCCAGCCTTCAGGTTCCTCTTGTCGTGGATCAGAAACGGGGACCCAACTGGCGAGATCTGTCCTGAAACCCCATCTTTGGGGACGGGGTCGATCCGGGATACCATGACGTCCGTCCGAACCGAACGAGGAGCCGTTCGCGATGAGCGATTTTCTTGATAGCGAGACGAACCGACTCTTAATCGTCGACGACGAACTTTCCGTCCGCGAGATCCTGGCCGAAGGTCTCGCGTCGTTCGGCTACGACGCGCGACCGGTCGGGAACGTCGCGGAAGCGATGGAGTCCATCCGCAACGACCCGCCGCATCTGGTATTGACCGATATCGAAATGCCCGGCGAGAGCGGACTTGACCTCCTGCGTCAGGTCAAGACCCTCCATCCTGAACTGGACGTCGTCATGGTGACCGGGGTCGTCGATGCCCGAACCGCCATCGGTGCCATTCGCGACGGCGCCAGCGATTATCTGACGAAGCCTTTCAATCTCGACGAGGTTCAAATCGTCGTCGAGCGAACACTCGAGAAACGACGACTCGTCCTTGAGAACCGTCGCTACCAGGATCATCTCGAGGATCTTGTTCGCGCACGGACCGCGGAACTCGAAGAGAAGGGAGCCGAACTCCAGGAACTGTACGTGACGACGTTGCAGGCGCTCGTGACTGCATTGGACTATCGAGACAACGAGACCCAGGGGCATTCCCTGCGGGTCGTCGAGTACGCGGTTCTTGTCGCCGAAGCGATGGACATTCGCGAACCGGATCTGACGTGGATCCGGCGGGGTGCGCTCCTCCACGATGTCGGCAAGATCGGGATCACCGACAGTGTTCTTCGAAAGCCGGGAAAACTCGATGACGACGAGTGGGAGGAGATGCACAAGCATCCGGAAATGGGTTTCCGAATGCTACAGAAAATCCCGTTCCTCGGTCCGGAACTGGACATCGTGCTCTGTCATCAGGAGAAGTTCGACGGGACGGGTTATCCCCGCGGGCTGAAGGGCGACGAGATCCCTCTCGGTGCGCGGATCTTCTCCGTCGTGGACACCTTCGACGCCATGACCTCGGATCGGCCCTATCGCGCCGCACTCTCGATCGAGGATGCGTGCGAAGAGATCGCCGAGTTTGCCGGTCGTCAGTTCGATCCCACGGTCGCCGAGGCGTTTCTCTCCATCTCTGCCGACCGCTGGCGCAAGATCCGCGAGCGTGTTCACACCGAGGTGCAGGAACTCCAGACCCGCTAGCGTAGCGGCTCCGAACCGTCGCCTTCGTAGACCTGAATCGAGAGGATCTGATCTCCCGGGAGGATTCGTCCGACGACCCCCGCGAGATTCTGGATAACCCGCCCGATGACCGTTGCCTTCCCCGTCAGTTCCGGTTGCAGTCCAGTGCTGACGACCCACCGGCTACCGATGCGATCCGGTCGATCTCCGATCATCGCCACGGTTCCCGGTCCGAACGGGTGGGAGCTGACGGCGTCTCGTGCAAATCGATTCGGGCCACCGATTCCGTTGGAGAGTGGAGCCCCGGTCATCAGGGAACGCCCGGGGTCGATATCGTGAAATGCGATCCCGTCGTAGAAGCCGTCTTCGGCGAGTTTGGCGAAGTGCCAGGCAACCAGGGGTGCGTTCTGGGTATCGAGCCGAACCGTGAATCGCGCAGGTTCGAAGCCCTCTCGACCGACACGGATGATGGCCGCCCTCGGTCTCTCGGCCCATTCGGCAACCTCCACATAGGTCGCGGGCGACATCGGTGGAGTTGGATCCGCCAGGGTGACCTCGACGCCGAGTCGTCGTAACGCCTCGAACGCCTGCTGTTGGAGCGGCCGAAATCTGAGTTCCATCGCTTCGCGCAGAAATGACTCGACGTTCTTCTCGTCGCGCTTGTCGAGCAGATCGACCGCGGCCGCGAGCGTGGTGAGATCTCCATCCTCGCGGGCCCCGTCCCACACGGTGCGAAGAACCGGCCACGCCTCTGCCTTGCGGTCGGAATCCTGGTCGTCCAGCCGATAGCCGACGGCACCAAGGATTCCCAGGCGAGCGCTTGTCGAGCGATCGCCGATGAAATCGGCCATCTGTTCCGCCAGAGATCCGGGGAGGTTTGCGGACGAGGGGAGCGCGGCCTCTCGAACCCAGGCAGACTTGTCGTCCCGCAATCGCTTCATCGTCGAGACGATGCCCTCCTGGGTCATGTCGCCGGGCATCAGTCGCGCGATCTCATGGCGGACATGTTCATTGTCCGATTGGGACAGGCCATTCCCCATCGCCCGAGTTGTGAGCACGTCCGACTCTGCTAGCGACTTCAGTCCCATCACCTTGACCGCGGTCGACTCGCTCCCCAGGACGAAGTTCGCCAGGATCTCCATGACATCGGCACCCTTCATCTTTCCAAGACGTCGCACGGTCGCCATCGAGACACGCTCGTCACTATCCAGGATCGTCTTCTCGAGAAATGGATAGACCGGTGCGCCGACGAAGGAGAGGGCACGCACCGCCTCGATGCGAACGCTGGGTGCGGGATCGGTTGTCAGCTCGCCAACGCGGGCCGCCTCGTCCTCGTTGGTCGGTCTCGATAGCCCATGAGCCGCAAACATCCGCTCGAGCGCCAGGTCCGAGTGGGTCAGCTCCAGCATCTTCTCCCGGGCGGTGCGACGAAGGTCGAACCCCAGCCGCGACGTCGCCGCCGAGAATCGGGAAGCAACGTAGATCGCCGCTAGACGCCTGGGTCCACTTAGTTCGTCCAGCCGGTAAAGCAGCGTGGGTACGAAGGCGTCACCCTTGGCGGAACGGATCATCGCGTACATCGAGAGGACGGCGACGGTCTCGTCGTCATCGTCGATGCGTTTGAGCAGGGCCTCCCGGACCGAGCGGTCGACAGTGAAGTCAACCGACCTGGCGGCGGCGATGCGAACGCGCGGTTCCTTGTCGGTGAGCGACTTTCGGATCAGCGCTGCCGATCGTGCAGGATCCAGTTGGCCAAGCGATTCCAGGATCGCGGCCTTCACGCGTGGGTCGCGCTCTCGCGAGAAACGTCCCGTCAGGTCTGCGGTCTGAGCGGTGCTGCCGATGCGGCCCAACGCACGACAGGCCGCTTCTCGGACGTCGGGATCCGTTGCTGTGACGGCCGCCAGCAACTCGGGGCTGACGACACGACCGTCCTCTGCGGCGAGGACGTCGGCCATCGTGACCTGATCCGTTGTGGGGACGGTCTCGACAATGCCGTCATCTCGCGGGCAACCGGTGATCGCCAGAAGACCGCCGACGAGGAGCACAAACGCCCAACGCCGGTAGAAAGTGGGTTTCTTGACGGTATGGGGACCCATTGGTAAGGTTGAAGTTGTCGAGTTCATCGTCCTGGTTCTGCCTGTGTGAGGTGTCGCCCGGAACACAATACGGAGCATCCGCATGCTGCATCCCTTCGACATGCGTCGATTAGCCGTCCTGATTCTAGCCTGTTCCGCCCTGGTCTTCACATCCGCATCCAGCCAGGAGCCGTCGGATCGACTGGAGGAGATCCTCGATTCCTTCGACGGCGTGCAGAACTCGGTCCAGACACTCAGCGCTCGGTTCACCGAGACCACGACCAACGTGATGTTGATCGATCCGGTTGTCTCCGAAGGGCAGTTCTTCATGACGAAGCCCGCGGCGATCCGGTGGGAATACAGCAGCCCCGAGTCGATGCAGTTCATCATCGAGAGCGATACGTACACCGGCTATTTCCCCGAGCGCAAGATGGCCGAGACGAAGAATATTCGTCGTTGGAGTGACCACCTCTTCCGGTTTTTCGGACTTGGGCAGGGCTCGGGAGAACTCAAGAAATTTTACCGAATCCAGCTTGCCAGCCAACAGCCGGAGGACGAAATCCTGCTGATCCTCGAGCCGAAGCGAAAGCGTGCACGACGCAAGGTCGAACGCGTGAATTTCTGGATCAATCCCAAGAGCTTCATGCCGTCACGGATCGAGTACGCGACGGACAGCGGCAAC
Encoded here:
- the polA gene encoding DNA polymerase I, with protein sequence MAKPKTLTLIDGTAQIFRAYFAIRGLTGPNGQPTNALYGFTTMLRKMLKDGNPTEVAVAFDLPGPTFRHERFPQYKANRPPAPEDLIVQIPRVGEICEALGVQLLQLEGYEADDIIATLARQGTAEGRRVVIVSSDKDLMQLVNDDVTMFDPGKDRRLDPAGVTNAFGVPPDQVLEVLALMGDSVDNIPGVPGVGEKTALEMIRTHGSLESVIERADRFSGLMAGRDAVLTDIDALSGTEPLQPETVAALLEHREGFARVVETFVNDEPEGELRERVEALAAAVAAVDGIALKNQEGLPAKGAAKLVKGLKAKLKGLERGTGKRSWISVAEHADQARLSKELATLCYEVPIPMELEELAVRPPDRALAHRLFKSFGFRRLTEEFAGDAPETPDVPGVAGESAPVSEAPGGRYAMISTAKELADVVKAARAAGRFAIDTETDGLDPMQARLVGISMSWEAGSGCYIPLGHDYEGCPTQLELGDVVSSLGPLLMDATVGKLGQNLKYDAHILRRHGLPVVGWALDTMVAAFLLDSSKPSYGMDRLALEFLGHETIKYESLTGKGAKKKTLNQVEVAQVTGYAGEDADVTWQLAQTLQPLLEERGLWELYEKLDGPLLPLLERMEAQGIRLDADVLAAMSVTMESSLTRLRGEIHELAGGEFNLDSPKQMREILFDRLGLKAGRKTAKGGVASTDAQTLEGLFDQHPIAGKILEYREQSKLKNTYVDALPRLLHPETGRIHTSYHPTGAATGRLSSSDPNLQNIPARTEAGREIRAAFVADPGHTFLASDYSQIELRVLAHLCEDPELIRAFNAGEDIHRYTASRVFDVPDDQVTSQMRGKAKAVNFGILYGMSETRLAREQGMKRDEARAFIAAYFERFDRIRGYIDGVREQALKDAAVKTMFGRIRFFPQLHQKVHRGIQEQALRAAVNTTIQGTAADLMKQAMLDVDRALRKDGTDARMLLQVHDELLLEVADGDLDRVAAIVRDAMEGVASLQVPLVVDQKRGPNWRDLS
- a CDS encoding response regulator — translated: MSDFLDSETNRLLIVDDELSVREILAEGLASFGYDARPVGNVAEAMESIRNDPPHLVLTDIEMPGESGLDLLRQVKTLHPELDVVMVTGVVDARTAIGAIRDGASDYLTKPFNLDEVQIVVERTLEKRRLVLENRRYQDHLEDLVRARTAELEEKGAELQELYVTTLQALVTALDYRDNETQGHSLRVVEYAVLVAEAMDIREPDLTWIRRGALLHDVGKIGITDSVLRKPGKLDDDEWEEMHKHPEMGFRMLQKIPFLGPELDIVLCHQEKFDGTGYPRGLKGDEIPLGARIFSVVDTFDAMTSDRPYRAALSIEDACEEIAEFAGRQFDPTVAEAFLSISADRWRKIRERVHTEVQELQTR
- a CDS encoding HEAT repeat domain-containing protein, whose protein sequence is MGPHTVKKPTFYRRWAFVLLVGGLLAITGCPRDDGIVETVPTTDQVTMADVLAAEDGRVVSPELLAAVTATDPDVREAACRALGRIGSTAQTADLTGRFSRERDPRVKAAILESLGQLDPARSAALIRKSLTDKEPRVRIAAARSVDFTVDRSVREALLKRIDDDDETVAVLSMYAMIRSAKGDAFVPTLLYRLDELSGPRRLAAIYVASRFSAATSRLGFDLRRTAREKMLELTHSDLALERMFAAHGLSRPTNEDEAARVGELTTDPAPSVRIEAVRALSFVGAPVYPFLEKTILDSDERVSMATVRRLGKMKGADVMEILANFVLGSESTAVKVMGLKSLAESDVLTTRAMGNGLSQSDNEHVRHEIARLMPGDMTQEGIVSTMKRLRDDKSAWVREAALPSSANLPGSLAEQMADFIGDRSTSARLGILGAVGYRLDDQDSDRKAEAWPVLRTVWDGAREDGDLTTLAAAVDLLDKRDEKNVESFLREAMELRFRPLQQQAFEALRRLGVEVTLADPTPPMSPATYVEVAEWAERPRAAIIRVGREGFEPARFTVRLDTQNAPLVAWHFAKLAEDGFYDGIAFHDIDPGRSLMTGAPLSNGIGGPNRFARDAVSSHPFGPGTVAMIGDRPDRIGSRWVVSTGLQPELTGKATVIGRVIQNLAGVVGRILPGDQILSIQVYEGDGSEPLR
- a CDS encoding outer-membrane lipoprotein carrier protein LolA, coding for MLHPFDMRRLAVLILACSALVFTSASSQEPSDRLEEILDSFDGVQNSVQTLSARFTETTTNVMLIDPVVSEGQFFMTKPAAIRWEYSSPESMQFIIESDTYTGYFPERKMAETKNIRRWSDHLFRFFGLGQGSGELKKFYRIQLASQQPEDEILLILEPKRKRARRKVERVNFWINPKSFMPSRIEYATDSGNGRLIVFESIQINPDLAANLYQIDLPSDVEVTNGFSGLPDFDASSAQ